A single genomic interval of Actinomycetota bacterium harbors:
- the purH gene encoding bifunctional phosphoribosylaminoimidazolecarboxamide formyltransferase/IMP cyclohydrolase has translation MDKVKIKRALISVSDKEGIVDFAKELASFGAEIVSTGGTAKALKDAGLKVISIFEVTGFPEMLDGRVKTLHPAIHGGLLAIRDSKEHMGKIAEHNIIPIDMVVVNLYPFAETIAKKGVTLPEAIEQIDIGGPSMLRSAAKNFEGVTVIVDPKRYGDVIEEMRSNDGATLRETRFELAKEVFRVTAEYDSLINQYLAGDEEFPSVLNLRFKKIQSLRYGENPHQKAAYYSDLNPPKHSLTQAEQLHGIELSFNNILDLEAAWSLCIEFTVPAAVVIKHNNPCGVALSGDILSAYEKAHAVDPISAFGGIIALNRPVDEAVAAKINETFVEAVIAPAYLEEALEILTSKKNIRLMYMGEEREGEDKGFDIKRVDGGILVQEKDVIREGRADMKVATKAKPTESEFEDLLFAWRVAKYVKSNAIVLAKDLKALGIGAGQMSRVDSSELAIKKAGGPAACKGAVVASDAFFPFRDSIDALAKVGVKAIIQPGGSVKDDEVIAACDEQKIAMVFTGRRHFRH, from the coding sequence ATGGACAAGGTCAAGATCAAGAGGGCTCTCATTAGCGTTTCCGACAAGGAAGGGATCGTCGATTTCGCCAAGGAACTTGCGAGTTTTGGGGCCGAGATAGTCTCGACGGGCGGCACGGCCAAGGCCCTAAAGGACGCGGGGCTCAAAGTCATCAGCATCTTTGAGGTGACCGGTTTTCCCGAGATGCTGGATGGCCGGGTAAAGACGCTCCATCCCGCTATCCACGGCGGACTCCTTGCCATCAGAGATAGCAAGGAACATATGGGCAAGATCGCAGAGCATAATATCATCCCGATCGACATGGTCGTCGTCAACCTCTACCCTTTTGCTGAAACTATCGCCAAAAAGGGTGTGACTTTGCCCGAGGCCATAGAGCAGATAGATATCGGCGGTCCCTCCATGCTCCGCTCGGCGGCCAAGAACTTCGAGGGCGTTACCGTCATCGTCGATCCCAAGAGATATGGCGATGTGATCGAAGAGATGAGATCAAACGACGGGGCCACCTTAAGAGAGACCCGCTTTGAGCTGGCTAAAGAAGTTTTCAGGGTGACCGCTGAATACGATAGCTTGATCAACCAGTATCTGGCCGGAGACGAGGAGTTTCCGAGCGTCCTGAATTTGAGGTTTAAGAAGATACAGTCACTTCGCTATGGTGAAAATCCCCACCAAAAGGCCGCCTACTACAGCGACCTAAATCCGCCCAAGCACTCCCTGACCCAAGCCGAGCAGCTCCACGGCATTGAGCTCTCCTTCAACAACATCCTGGACTTAGAAGCGGCCTGGTCGCTCTGCATCGAGTTCACCGTGCCGGCCGCCGTCGTCATCAAGCACAACAACCCCTGCGGCGTGGCCTTAAGCGGCGATATCCTCTCGGCCTACGAAAAGGCCCACGCTGTCGATCCGATCTCGGCCTTTGGCGGCATAATCGCTTTGAACCGGCCTGTCGATGAGGCAGTTGCAGCCAAGATAAACGAGACCTTCGTGGAAGCGGTCATCGCTCCGGCCTATCTCGAGGAGGCCTTGGAGATACTGACGAGCAAGAAGAACATCCGTCTGATGTATATGGGCGAGGAGCGCGAAGGTGAGGACAAGGGCTTCGATATCAAGCGGGTGGACGGTGGAATCTTGGTTCAAGAGAAAGATGTCATAAGAGAGGGCAGGGCCGATATGAAGGTCGCAACCAAGGCCAAGCCCACGGAGTCGGAGTTCGAAGATCTTCTCTTTGCCTGGCGGGTGGCCAAATACGTCAAATCGAATGCCATCGTTCTGGCCAAAGATTTAAAGGCACTTGGCATCGGAGCCGGTCAGATGAGCCGGGTCGACTCTTCCGAGCTTGCCATCAAAAAGGCGGGCGGACCGGCGGCCTGCAAAGGAGCGGTTGTCGCGTCCGATGCCTTCTTCCCGTTTCGTGACTCCATCGATGCACTGGCTAAAGTTGGGGTGAAGGCCATCATTCAACCTGGCGGCTCAGTCAAGGATGACGAAGTAATAGCGGCTTGCGATGAGCAGAAGATTGCCATGGTCTTTACGGGCAGGCGCCACTTTAGGCATTAA
- the purN gene encoding phosphoribosylglycinamide formyltransferase codes for MSKMVRLAVLASGSGTNLQAIIDSCQRGEIPAEVALVLSNVKEAYALKRAERHGIKALFIDRLAFETRFDYDAELVKILREHEIDLVVLAGYMLLAGLNLAQAFEGKMMNIHPSLLPAFPGTHGVRDALEYGVKVSGVTVHFVDEGLDSGPIILQEAVYVEEDDDEESLMSRIHQAEYRIYPKAIGLFAKGCLEVGGRRVRILKKGEA; via the coding sequence ATGTCTAAGATGGTAAGGCTGGCCGTGCTCGCCTCGGGTAGCGGAACCAACTTGCAGGCCATCATCGACTCCTGCCAAAGGGGCGAGATCCCGGCCGAGGTGGCCTTAGTTCTAAGCAACGTCAAAGAGGCTTACGCCCTGAAGCGGGCCGAAAGGCACGGCATAAAAGCCCTCTTCATCGACCGCCTCGCTTTTGAGACCAGATTCGACTACGACGCCGAGCTGGTAAAGATTCTGCGTGAGCATGAGATAGATCTGGTCGTCTTGGCCGGCTACATGCTCCTTGCCGGTCTCAACCTGGCCCAGGCCTTTGAGGGGAAGATGATGAATATCCACCCCTCTCTCCTTCCCGCCTTTCCCGGAACCCACGGGGTGAGGGATGCCTTGGAGTACGGGGTCAAGGTGAGCGGGGTGACGGTCCACTTTGTCGACGAGGGCTTGGACAGCGGCCCAATCATTTTGCAGGAGGCGGTATATGTCGAGGAGGACGACGACGAAGAGAGCCTGATGAGCAGGATTCACCAGGCAGAGTATCGTATATATCCCAAGGCTATAGGCCTATTTGCGAAAGGATGTTTAGAGGTAGGGGGAAGAAGGGTAAGGATACTCAAGAAAGGTGAGGCGTGA